Proteins from a single region of Paenibacillus sp. BIHB 4019:
- the cas1c gene encoding type I-C CRISPR-associated endonuclease Cas1c has product MRKLLNTLYITSPSSYLTREGENIIVKAEDRDPLRMPIHILESIVTVGYAGASPSLMQLCAERGVSLSFLQENGQFMASVHGKTTGNVLLRRKQYRLADGERAAIYAKRFIFAKIANSRTVLNRAIRDHGSNIASDKVNKEADFLKRYLNKVLTVPGLDDIRGIEGEAARRYFSAFNELILADKESFYLRGRNRRPPLDRVNALLSYTYTLLRLEVQSALETVGLDPAAGFLHRDRPGRPSLALDLMEELRAYMADRLVLSLINRKQIHANDFTIKENGAVLLKPDLKKELITAWQKRKREEIRHPFLDEIIPIGLLPYSQALLLARTIRGDLEEYPPFLWK; this is encoded by the coding sequence CGTAAGCTGTTAAATACGTTATATATTACATCGCCTAGCAGCTATTTAACCCGTGAAGGGGAAAATATAATCGTCAAAGCGGAGGATCGTGATCCTCTACGAATGCCGATTCATATTTTGGAAAGTATCGTAACAGTGGGGTATGCGGGTGCAAGTCCGTCCTTGATGCAGCTGTGTGCAGAGCGTGGAGTCTCCTTATCGTTTTTACAAGAGAATGGGCAATTTATGGCAAGTGTACATGGGAAGACAACTGGGAATGTGCTGCTTAGACGCAAACAGTATCGGCTGGCTGACGGTGAGAGAGCAGCCATTTATGCGAAGAGGTTTATTTTTGCTAAAATCGCCAATTCAAGAACAGTTTTAAATCGGGCTATACGCGATCATGGATCAAATATTGCATCAGATAAAGTGAACAAAGAAGCTGATTTCTTAAAAAGGTATCTAAATAAGGTGTTAACTGTTCCTGGGCTGGATGATATACGAGGCATTGAAGGAGAAGCAGCACGCCGCTATTTTTCGGCATTTAATGAGTTGATTTTGGCAGATAAAGAAAGTTTTTATTTGAGGGGGCGTAATCGTCGGCCTCCTCTTGATCGTGTTAATGCGCTATTGTCTTATACATATACCTTGCTTCGATTAGAAGTTCAATCCGCACTCGAAACGGTGGGTCTTGATCCTGCGGCGGGCTTTCTCCATCGTGATCGTCCAGGGAGACCAAGCCTTGCGTTGGATTTAATGGAAGAGTTGCGGGCTTATATGGCAGATCGTTTAGTGCTCTCCCTTATCAACCGTAAGCAGATTCATGCGAATGATTTTACGATTAAAGAAAACGGTGCAGTGTTGCTAAAGCCGGATTTGAAGAAAGAGCTAATTACGGCTTGGCAAAAAAGAAAGCGTGAAGAAATTCGTCACCCTTTTTTGGATGAAATCATTCCAATTGGTTTGCTTCCTTATAGCCAAGCACTATTATTGGCAAGGACGATTCGAGGAGATTTGGAGGAATATCCTCCATTTTTGTGGAAGTAG